Proteins co-encoded in one Acidovorax sp. 69 genomic window:
- a CDS encoding cyclase family protein — protein sequence MKKPQHRFVDLSIYLENDVLSDPPPLAPKITYQKHAETLPEFMAMIPGTTPEDYPDGEAAAAEWVTLTTHNGTHLDAPWHFHSTQDAKLGGSRPSITIDQVPLEWCFQPGVKLDFRHFPDGYVATAADVEAELQRIGYELQPLDIVVVNTRAGSRYGHPDYLGAGCGMGYEATMYLLERGVRLTGTDAWSWDAPFSYTAAKIAETGNKALIWEGHKAGRDIGYCHLEKLHNLESIPATGFTISCFPHKIRGASAGWTRAVAIFSEESA from the coding sequence ATGAAGAAGCCTCAGCACCGATTTGTAGACCTGTCGATCTACTTGGAGAACGACGTTCTGTCGGACCCTCCACCACTCGCCCCCAAGATCACGTACCAGAAGCATGCCGAGACGCTGCCGGAGTTCATGGCCATGATTCCGGGCACCACGCCGGAGGACTATCCTGATGGCGAAGCTGCAGCGGCCGAGTGGGTGACGCTTACGACGCACAATGGCACGCACCTGGATGCTCCCTGGCATTTCCACTCCACGCAAGACGCCAAACTGGGCGGATCACGCCCTTCGATAACGATTGACCAAGTCCCGCTTGAATGGTGCTTCCAGCCCGGGGTCAAGCTGGACTTCCGCCACTTCCCCGACGGCTATGTGGCGACGGCCGCCGATGTCGAGGCAGAGCTGCAACGCATAGGGTATGAGCTGCAACCACTGGACATCGTTGTCGTCAACACCCGTGCTGGAAGCCGATACGGCCACCCGGATTACCTTGGCGCTGGCTGCGGCATGGGGTACGAGGCGACGATGTATCTGCTGGAGCGCGGAGTACGTCTGACCGGCACGGATGCCTGGAGCTGGGATGCCCCGTTCTCGTACACGGCTGCCAAGATTGCCGAGACTGGAAACAAGGCGCTGATCTGGGAGGGCCACAAGGCTGGCCGCGACATTGGCTATTGCCACTTGGAGAAGCTGCACAACCTGGAGTCAATTCCCGCCACGGGCTTCACCATTAGCTGCTTCCCGCACAAGATCCGTGGCGCGTCTGCCGGATGGACCCGCGCGGTTGCCATTTTCAGTGAGGAGTCGGCGTGA